A genomic region of Thunnus maccoyii chromosome 13, fThuMac1.1, whole genome shotgun sequence contains the following coding sequences:
- the slc25a35 gene encoding solute carrier family 25 member 35, with product MDFVLSGAAACGACLFTNPLEVVKTRMQLQGELRSRGTYQIYYRNVFHAFYTIGKVEGLSGLQRGLAPGLVYQFVMNGVRLGSYAVIESSGYIHTNGRVSAVKTIVSGAVAGVVGAVMGSPVYLVKTHLQSQATSSIAVGHQYKHQGMTHALAAIYRQHGILGLWRGSSAAVPRVSVGSAAQLSTFSSSKELVIDLQVFPKDSWLVALSAGMISSVVVVLGMTPFDVVSTRLYNQPVDHLGKGQLYKGFTDCFSKTLRKEGVMGLYKGLGASYFRLGPHTILSLFFWDELRKLYWQLPERKAASLR from the exons ATGGATTTCGTGCTGAGCGGGGCGGCGGCTTGCGGAGCGTGTCTGTTCACCAACCCGCTGGAGGTCGTCAAAACGCGGATGCAGCTCCAAGGAGAGCTCCGGAGCCGGGGGACTTACCAGATTTATTATCGCAACGTGTTCCACGCTTTTTACACCATCGGGAAAGTGGAGGGACTCTCCGGCTTACAGAGAGGACTGGCACCCGGGCTAGTCTATCAGTTTGTTATGAATGGGGTCAGGCTCGGCTCGTACGCCGTCATTGAGTCCTCTGGTTACATCCACACTAACGGAAGGGTCAGCGCGGTCAAAACTATAGTATCAGGGGCTGTGGCAGGAGTGGTGGGAGCCGTGATGGGCAGTCCTGTATACTTG GTAAAGACTCATCTGCAGAGTCAAGCTACCTCCTCAATTGCTGTTGGGCATCAGTATAAACACCAG GGGATGACCCACGCTTTGGCAGCCATCTACAGGCAGCATGGCATTCTGGGACTGTGGAGGGGCTCCAGTGCTGCTGTACCAAGGGTCAGCGTGGGGTCAGCTGCACAACTctccaccttctcctcctccaagGAGCTTGTGATTGACCTGCAG GTGTTCCCAAAGGACAGCTGGTTGGTGGCCTTGAGTGCCGGCATGATAAGCAgcgtggtggtggtgttggggATGACGCCTTTCGATGTGGTGAGCACAAGGCTCTACAACCAGCCTGTGGATCACCTTGGCAAG GGCCAGCTTTATAAAGGATTCACAGACTGCTTTTCTAAGACGCTGAGGAAGGAAGGTGTGATGGGACTCTACAAAGGATTGGGAGCCTCTTATTTCCGGCTTGGTCCACACACCATTCTGTCTTTGTTCTTCTGGGATGAACTGCGCAAACTCTACTGGCAG